In the Aneurinibacillus soli genome, one interval contains:
- a CDS encoding group I truncated hemoglobin, with protein MASLYERLGGQEAIQQVVDVFYKRILADETVAHFFDNTDMEKQRRHQAMFISFATGGPNQYSGQSMEKAHQGMNIQHDQFMAIVNHLVASLKEFNVGEEDIQELVAKLAPMEPSIVGQ; from the coding sequence ATGGCATCTTTATACGAAAGACTCGGTGGACAGGAAGCAATTCAGCAGGTTGTGGATGTTTTTTATAAACGTATTCTAGCTGATGAGACCGTCGCGCATTTTTTTGATAACACGGATATGGAGAAACAGCGCCGTCATCAAGCAATGTTTATCTCTTTTGCAACGGGTGGCCCGAATCAATATAGCGGCCAAAGCATGGAGAAAGCGCATCAAGGCATGAACATTCAACACGATCAGTTCATGGCGATTGTGAATCATCTTGTTGCATCGTTAAAAGAGTTTAATGTAGGTGAGGAAGACATTCAGGAATTGGTTGCCAAGCTTGCACCGATGGAACCTTCCATAGTTGGACAATAA
- the mtnA gene encoding S-methyl-5-thioribose-1-phosphate isomerase, with protein MPKTYEPLQSVKWENGELVLLDQTKLPETTDYMTLTTVKQVWDAIERLNVRGAPAIGITAAYGVYVAVRKSEAETSEALLEEVKKQAAYLATSRPTAVNLFWALDRMTATARRAQAEGQTPEQMKEMLLTEAQRIQKEDEEVCRSIGEYALTLFEDGMGVLTHCNAGGLATAKYGTATAPMYLAHEKGWRLKVFADETRPVLQGARLTAYELQQAGIDVTLICDNMAAKVMGNGWVQAVIVGTDRVAANGDVANKIGTYGLAVLAKAHNIPFYVAAPLSSIDLGTPTGEQIPIEEREADEIIRGLGRQVAPADIKVYNPAFDVTPNEYVTAVITEKGIVRAPYTENLRRLFGQK; from the coding sequence ATGCCCAAAACATACGAACCGCTTCAGTCGGTCAAATGGGAGAATGGAGAGCTTGTTCTGCTTGATCAGACGAAGCTTCCGGAAACAACAGATTATATGACGCTTACAACGGTCAAGCAGGTGTGGGATGCGATCGAACGTCTGAATGTACGTGGCGCACCGGCGATCGGCATTACCGCAGCGTATGGCGTGTATGTGGCGGTGCGTAAGAGCGAAGCAGAAACATCTGAAGCACTGCTTGAAGAAGTGAAAAAGCAGGCGGCGTATCTCGCTACGTCTCGCCCGACAGCTGTTAATTTGTTCTGGGCGCTCGATCGTATGACAGCTACTGCTCGGCGGGCACAGGCGGAAGGTCAGACACCGGAACAGATGAAAGAGATGTTGCTGACAGAAGCGCAGCGCATTCAGAAAGAAGATGAAGAAGTATGCCGCTCAATCGGAGAGTATGCGCTTACGTTGTTCGAAGATGGCATGGGTGTGCTAACCCACTGCAACGCTGGTGGGCTTGCGACAGCAAAATACGGTACAGCAACGGCGCCGATGTATCTTGCGCATGAAAAGGGATGGAGGCTGAAGGTCTTTGCGGATGAGACACGCCCGGTGCTACAGGGTGCGCGCCTTACTGCGTATGAGTTGCAGCAGGCCGGTATTGATGTAACGCTTATTTGTGATAATATGGCGGCAAAAGTAATGGGCAATGGCTGGGTGCAGGCGGTCATTGTCGGCACAGACCGCGTGGCGGCAAACGGCGACGTAGCAAATAAAATCGGCACATACGGACTTGCGGTGCTTGCAAAAGCGCACAACATCCCATTTTATGTGGCAGCTCCTCTATCTTCGATTGATCTTGGCACTCCGACCGGAGAGCAAATCCCGATTGAAGAGCGTGAAGCGGATGAAATCATTCGCGGTCTTGGACGCCAGGTAGCACCGGCTGATATTAAAGTGTATAATCCCGCGTTTGATGTAACGCCAAATGAATATGTGACGGCTGTTATTACGGAGAAAGGAATCGTCCGTGCACCGTATACGGAAAACTTGCGCCGTTTGTTTGGGCAGAAATAA
- a CDS encoding MaoC family dehydratase, producing the protein MNIYEQSKNVVEKSYADIHVGDKAELVRTIEDQDIVAFAELTGDVNPIHLDDEFAKTTFFKGRIAHGMLTASYISTILGTQLPGTNTIYLSQNLKFKAPVKIGDTITVVAEVLEKRDDKKLIKLQTNVLNSNGKVVVEGEAMVMKME; encoded by the coding sequence ATGAATATATACGAACAATCAAAAAACGTAGTCGAAAAGTCATATGCGGACATTCATGTAGGAGATAAAGCGGAGCTTGTACGGACAATTGAAGACCAAGATATTGTGGCATTTGCGGAGCTGACCGGCGATGTGAATCCGATTCATCTGGATGATGAATTTGCCAAGACGACGTTTTTTAAAGGGCGTATTGCGCATGGTATGCTGACAGCGAGTTATATCTCTACGATACTAGGGACGCAGTTGCCAGGGACAAATACGATTTATTTGTCGCAAAACTTGAAGTTTAAAGCACCTGTTAAAATTGGCGATACGATTACGGTAGTTGCGGAAGTGCTCGAGAAGCGCGATGATAAAAAGCTGATTAAGCTCCAGACAAACGTGCTGAATAGCAATGGTAAAGTTGTAGTAGAAGGCGAAGCGATGGTAATGAAAATGGAATAG
- the phaP gene encoding polyhydroxyalkanoic acid inclusion protein PhaP has product MAVNKKAEKESVTVQATTQQNPNIVDAVWDGWMNSVKTIYAYQREIENITLQTLDRQKELWTKTAENIEKTEQELKKFLEEAKFTYQSNVKNVGGEQAGQIVQDWLGRLDEISSRIQQLTWTPGKASINVINKSQEQLELSVKSLIEQQQRTREEVQNLVDNFLGQVKSTQKGLINSLEANKNNTINLFK; this is encoded by the coding sequence ATGGCAGTAAACAAAAAAGCGGAGAAGGAGTCGGTTACAGTGCAAGCGACAACACAACAGAACCCTAATATTGTAGATGCGGTGTGGGATGGCTGGATGAACAGTGTAAAAACAATATACGCGTATCAGCGTGAGATTGAGAACATTACACTGCAGACGCTCGATCGTCAAAAAGAGCTGTGGACAAAGACGGCAGAAAATATCGAAAAAACAGAACAGGAACTAAAAAAATTCCTGGAAGAAGCAAAGTTCACATATCAGAGCAATGTGAAAAATGTAGGGGGCGAGCAGGCGGGACAGATCGTTCAAGATTGGCTGGGACGTCTGGATGAAATCTCATCTCGTATTCAGCAACTTACATGGACACCAGGCAAAGCGAGCATCAATGTGATTAACAAATCTCAGGAGCAGCTTGAACTGTCTGTTAAAAGCCTGATTGAACAACAGCAGCGCACACGAGAAGAAGTGCAAAATCTGGTGGACAATTTCCTGGGTCAGGTAAAATCAACGCAAAAAGGATTAATCAATTCCCTCGAAGCTAACAAAAACAATACAATAAACTTGTTTAAGTAA
- the phaQ gene encoding poly-beta-hydroxybutyrate-responsive repressor translates to MSAREDNSQSDQSAREEKTINSTPKNLMVPFLLLSLRGWNVHGYELIQQLIKFGFPSIDQGNVYRTLRQLEKENMVKSEWDTSTGGPAKRIYSLTDAGEQYLNTWASSLEQYQLMLDRFFNMYAGFFIPSKPDQSKEEK, encoded by the coding sequence ATGTCAGCTCGTGAAGATAATTCTCAGTCTGATCAGTCAGCCAGAGAAGAAAAAACCATTAACAGTACACCAAAGAACTTGATGGTTCCATTTCTTCTTCTTAGCCTGCGCGGTTGGAATGTGCATGGCTATGAGTTGATTCAACAGCTTATCAAGTTTGGCTTCCCTTCTATTGATCAGGGGAATGTATACCGGACACTCCGGCAGCTGGAGAAGGAGAACATGGTAAAGTCAGAATGGGATACGTCCACAGGGGGACCTGCCAAGCGAATTTATTCCCTGACCGATGCCGGGGAACAGTATTTGAATACCTGGGCGTCATCACTTGAGCAGTATCAGCTCATGCTGGACCGTTTTTTCAACATGTATGCCGGATTCTTTATACCATCGAAACCGGACCAGTCGAAAGAAGAGAAGTAA
- the phaR gene encoding polyhydroxyalkanoic acid synthase subunit PhaR encodes MNNKMPFDPFAMWKDMYDKTESHWSKAVDESMRKEDFSEWMGQFLSMYLQYQNMIKQSTENYLEQANMPSRADISNLASLIVNLEAKVDDLEEMIEEDLAHQINNLNVTREVNRLKTDVKNLDKKLDEVIILLKESTTREVISPVVAEAAVTKEVAQEEK; translated from the coding sequence GTGAACAACAAAATGCCGTTCGACCCGTTCGCCATGTGGAAAGACATGTACGACAAAACCGAATCTCATTGGAGTAAAGCTGTCGATGAGTCAATGCGCAAGGAAGACTTTTCCGAATGGATGGGACAATTCCTTAGCATGTATTTGCAGTACCAGAACATGATCAAGCAGTCGACTGAGAATTATCTGGAACAGGCAAATATGCCATCTCGCGCCGACATTTCCAATCTCGCTTCCCTCATTGTTAATCTGGAAGCAAAAGTAGATGACTTGGAAGAAATGATCGAGGAAGATCTCGCCCACCAGATTAACAACTTGAATGTAACCCGTGAAGTAAACCGTTTGAAAACAGATGTTAAAAACCTCGATAAGAAACTTGACGAGGTCATTATCCTGCTTAAGGAAAGCACGACCCGTGAAGTGATATCTCCAGTAGTGGCAGAAGCTGCAGTCACAAAAGAAGTAGCACAGGAAGAAAAGTAG
- a CDS encoding 3-oxoacyl-ACP reductase: MVKIDGKVAIVTGGSRGIGSAIAKELAAHGVKVVINYNSSSEAAEAVVKEIEQAGGTAFASQADVSDAAQARVLVEETIAKFGQLDILVNNAGITRDRTFRKITEEDWSSVIDTNLSSVYNTTAAGLEHIQKSDAGRIINISSIIGQAGGFGQTNYAAAKAGMIGFTKSLALELARGTTTVNAICPGFIDTEMVQAIPDNVREQIVAKIPQRRFGAPEEIARGVLFLCRDGEYITGQQLNINGGMYM; the protein is encoded by the coding sequence ATGGTGAAAATAGACGGTAAAGTAGCGATTGTAACAGGAGGATCTCGTGGTATCGGAAGCGCGATTGCAAAGGAGTTGGCGGCACACGGCGTAAAAGTGGTCATCAACTACAATAGCAGTAGTGAAGCAGCCGAAGCGGTTGTTAAAGAAATCGAGCAAGCAGGCGGTACCGCATTTGCTTCCCAGGCAGATGTATCCGACGCCGCTCAGGCACGTGTACTTGTCGAAGAAACAATCGCCAAATTCGGCCAGCTCGATATTCTTGTCAACAATGCGGGCATTACTCGGGACCGCACTTTCCGAAAGATCACCGAGGAAGATTGGAGTAGCGTAATTGATACCAATCTGAGCAGCGTCTACAATACAACGGCTGCTGGACTTGAACACATTCAGAAATCAGATGCAGGACGCATTATCAATATCTCTTCTATCATTGGCCAGGCGGGCGGTTTCGGGCAGACGAACTACGCCGCAGCAAAAGCTGGCATGATCGGCTTCACCAAATCTCTCGCATTAGAACTCGCACGTGGTACAACAACGGTAAACGCAATCTGCCCGGGATTCATCGATACTGAAATGGTACAGGCTATTCCGGATAACGTGCGGGAACAAATCGTTGCCAAAATCCCGCAACGCCGCTTTGGTGCGCCGGAAGAAATCGCACGTGGCGTTCTGTTCCTCTGCCGTGATGGCGAATATATTACCGGACAGCAGTTGAACATCAATGGCGGCATGTACATGTAA
- the phaC gene encoding class III poly(R)-hydroxyalkanoic acid synthase subunit PhaC codes for MSTPVLKDWEEILNSMPEEAKRTYRRFQRATEVLTTEAEPQVGLTPKEVIWTKNKTKLYRYMPAAPKQHRIPLLMVYALINKPYILDLSPGNSLIEYLVNQGFDVYLLDWGTPSLEDRNMKLDDYIMDYIPRAVRKVLKTSGADEVSLLGYCMGGTMTSIFAALHPHLPIRNIVFMTSPFDFADAGLFTNWLDEKYFNLDKMVDTLGVIPPEMIDFGNKMLKPIVNFYGPYVSLVDRAENENFVNGWKLMQKWVNDGIPFPGEAFRQWIREFYQHNKLLKGELIVRGRQVDLSNITANVLNIAAERDHIAIPHQVKALMNVISSEDKTYAEMPTGHVSVCFGRQAINKTYPTVGNWLAERSQ; via the coding sequence ATGTCAACTCCAGTGTTGAAAGATTGGGAAGAGATCCTTAATTCTATGCCCGAGGAAGCGAAGCGCACATACCGCCGCTTCCAGCGTGCAACGGAAGTGCTGACAACCGAAGCAGAGCCACAGGTCGGTCTTACGCCGAAAGAAGTCATTTGGACCAAGAACAAAACAAAGCTGTATCGGTATATGCCGGCAGCACCAAAACAACACAGAATTCCACTGTTAATGGTCTACGCTTTGATTAATAAGCCGTACATTCTGGACTTATCCCCTGGCAACAGTCTCATTGAGTATTTGGTAAATCAGGGATTTGATGTGTATCTGCTTGACTGGGGTACACCGTCTCTGGAAGACCGTAACATGAAGCTGGATGATTACATCATGGATTACATCCCACGCGCCGTACGCAAAGTGTTAAAAACATCCGGTGCCGATGAGGTCTCACTGCTTGGCTATTGCATGGGCGGAACGATGACTTCTATTTTCGCCGCACTGCATCCACATCTGCCGATTCGTAACATTGTCTTTATGACAAGTCCGTTTGATTTCGCTGATGCTGGCTTATTCACGAACTGGCTCGATGAGAAATACTTCAACCTTGATAAAATGGTCGATACGTTAGGTGTAATTCCGCCGGAGATGATTGACTTTGGCAACAAGATGTTGAAACCAATCGTGAATTTCTATGGCCCGTATGTCAGTCTTGTAGACCGAGCGGAGAATGAGAACTTTGTGAACGGTTGGAAGCTGATGCAGAAATGGGTGAATGACGGCATTCCGTTCCCAGGTGAAGCTTTCCGTCAGTGGATTCGTGAATTCTACCAGCACAACAAGCTGCTCAAGGGCGAATTAATTGTCCGGGGACGTCAGGTTGACCTGAGCAATATTACGGCAAATGTCCTCAATATTGCAGCGGAGCGCGACCACATCGCGATCCCACATCAAGTAAAGGCACTAATGAATGTGATTTCCAGTGAAGATAAAACATATGCCGAGATGCCAACCGGCCACGTATCTGTCTGCTTCGGACGTCAAGCAATCAACAAGACGTATCCGACTGTCGGCAACTGGCTAGCTGAGCGTTCGCAATAA
- the thiI gene encoding tRNA uracil 4-sulfurtransferase ThiI, which yields MQYEHILIRYGELALKKRNRGEFETQLVRNIRKNLKGSFPNVQVERTFGRLYLSLHGEPYEKVAERLQNIFGIHSFSPVRFVEEFELEVIQKAALEVMLDANPAPRTFKVITKRPNKQFPHRSQEMNRHVGGYVLRNMPDLKVDVHNPDVELIVEIRTNGTFISCRTIKGAGGLPTGSGGKAMLMLSGGIDSPVAGWKTMRRGVRIEGVHFHSYPFTSERAKQKVVDLTRILSKYSGGMKLHIVPFTEIQTEIRKHCPEHYTITIMRRFMMRIAEKLAEKNGALAIATGESLGQVASQTMESMYTINHVIDTPVIRPLVAMDKEEIIEIAHKIGTYETSILPFEDCCTVFVPKSPVTKPKVDVAERCEVPLDIEKLVEDAVNNVESLWIDPAEPEVEHDFF from the coding sequence ATGCAATATGAACATATTTTAATCCGCTATGGCGAGTTGGCGCTGAAAAAGCGCAATCGTGGAGAATTCGAAACACAGCTTGTCCGTAATATTCGGAAAAACTTAAAAGGCTCATTTCCAAACGTACAGGTAGAGCGTACGTTTGGCCGTTTGTATTTGTCCTTGCACGGCGAGCCGTATGAAAAAGTGGCGGAACGCCTGCAAAATATTTTCGGGATTCATTCGTTTAGTCCGGTCCGCTTTGTCGAAGAGTTCGAGCTGGAAGTGATTCAAAAAGCAGCGCTTGAGGTAATGCTCGATGCTAATCCGGCTCCGCGTACATTTAAAGTGATTACGAAGCGTCCAAATAAGCAGTTCCCGCATCGTTCGCAGGAGATGAACCGTCATGTAGGTGGCTATGTGCTGCGGAATATGCCAGACCTGAAAGTAGATGTGCATAACCCCGATGTCGAGTTGATTGTCGAGATTCGAACAAACGGTACGTTTATTTCTTGCCGTACCATTAAGGGAGCAGGCGGATTGCCGACGGGAAGCGGCGGCAAAGCGATGCTGATGTTGTCAGGTGGAATTGATAGCCCGGTTGCTGGATGGAAAACGATGCGCCGGGGTGTGCGGATTGAGGGGGTACATTTTCACAGCTATCCGTTCACATCGGAGCGGGCAAAACAGAAAGTGGTTGATCTGACACGGATTCTGTCTAAATACAGCGGAGGCATGAAGCTTCATATTGTGCCGTTCACAGAAATTCAGACCGAGATTCGTAAGCATTGTCCAGAACATTATACGATTACGATTATGCGCCGTTTTATGATGCGTATTGCCGAGAAGCTCGCTGAGAAGAATGGAGCGCTCGCAATTGCGACAGGCGAAAGTCTCGGGCAGGTGGCATCGCAGACGATGGAGAGCATGTACACGATTAATCATGTGATTGATACACCGGTCATTCGGCCACTTGTGGCAATGGATAAGGAAGAGATCATTGAGATTGCACATAAGATCGGTACGTATGAGACATCTATTTTGCCGTTTGAAGACTGCTGTACGGTGTTCGTACCGAAATCACCGGTAACAAAGCCGAAAGTAGACGTAGCGGAGCGCTGTGAAGTGCCGCTTGATATCGAGAAGCTGGTGGAAGATGCTGTTAACAATGTAGAGAGTCTGTGGATTGATCCGGCAGAACCAGAAGTGGAGCATGATTTTTTCTGA
- a CDS encoding cysteine desulfurase family protein, whose protein sequence is MIYFDNSATTQPHPDVVRAFADAASRFFGNPSSLHDLGGKAAQLLEQARKVAADCLSVQPGEIVFTSGGTESNNTALKGVAWQHRGRGKHIITSQVEHASVYETCRQLEEMGYSITYVPTDSKGRVHPEDVKQALRDDTILVSIMHVNSELGTVQPIEEIGKMLADYPKVVFHVDAVQSFGKLSLKPGQWGVDLLSLSAHKFHGLRGCGLLYIRRGLKLSPLVIGGGQEGGVRSGTENVPGIVAMAKAMRLQHEKIAAHAKHMRKLRQRLIDGLTPLAYCAVNGPGRDDACAAPHIVNFSFPGVKAEVVLHALEKRDIYVSTRSACSSKQNKPSRVLIAAGVDEERAKSALRVSFCADNIEAEVDCFLTAVEDIVPNLAKIMRV, encoded by the coding sequence ATGATTTATTTTGATAACAGTGCCACAACACAGCCGCATCCGGATGTCGTTCGCGCGTTTGCAGATGCGGCGAGCCGTTTCTTTGGCAATCCGTCCTCTTTGCATGATCTTGGTGGGAAAGCAGCTCAGCTGTTAGAGCAGGCGCGTAAAGTAGCTGCGGATTGCTTGAGCGTACAGCCAGGGGAGATCGTCTTTACATCTGGTGGTACCGAGAGTAATAATACAGCACTCAAAGGGGTTGCCTGGCAGCATCGAGGGCGCGGCAAGCATATTATCACAAGTCAGGTTGAGCATGCTTCTGTATATGAAACGTGTCGACAGCTTGAAGAGATGGGATACAGTATTACGTACGTGCCGACAGATAGTAAAGGGCGTGTGCATCCAGAAGATGTGAAGCAAGCGCTGCGTGATGATACGATTCTTGTATCCATCATGCATGTAAATAGTGAGCTTGGAACTGTACAGCCAATTGAAGAGATCGGCAAGATGTTGGCAGATTATCCAAAAGTCGTCTTCCATGTGGATGCAGTGCAAAGCTTCGGTAAGCTATCGCTTAAGCCGGGGCAATGGGGCGTGGATTTACTGTCGTTATCAGCGCATAAGTTTCACGGGCTGCGTGGTTGCGGATTGCTGTATATTCGGCGTGGCCTTAAGTTGTCGCCGCTTGTGATCGGAGGAGGACAGGAAGGTGGAGTTCGCTCCGGTACGGAAAATGTGCCAGGCATTGTGGCGATGGCAAAAGCGATGCGCTTACAGCATGAAAAAATAGCCGCCCACGCAAAGCATATGAGAAAGCTGCGCCAGCGGTTGATTGACGGTTTGACGCCGCTTGCGTATTGTGCAGTGAACGGTCCAGGACGAGATGACGCGTGTGCGGCACCGCATATTGTGAACTTTTCATTTCCGGGCGTGAAGGCAGAAGTGGTGCTGCATGCACTTGAGAAGCGCGATATATATGTTTCAACCCGATCAGCCTGTTCATCGAAGCAGAACAAGCCCTCCCGCGTCCTGATTGCGGCAGGTGTAGATGAAGAACGCGCGAAGAGTGCGCTTCGCGTCAGCTTCTGTGCGGATAACATAGAAGCGGAAGTCGACTGTTTTCTAACAGCGGTCGAAGATATCGTACCAAATCTAGCGAAAATTATGAGGGTATAA
- a CDS encoding DUF1540 domain-containing protein — protein sequence MPQGVKCSVSNCDFWKQGNDCTASAIMVDIDQNAQVNYTEEFGDIGVSTDRKELADSSSGTCCHTFRPKSGL from the coding sequence ATGCCACAGGGCGTCAAATGCAGCGTATCAAACTGCGACTTCTGGAAGCAAGGCAATGACTGTACGGCTAGTGCCATTATGGTTGATATTGATCAGAACGCACAGGTGAACTATACGGAGGAATTTGGTGACATCGGGGTTTCTACAGATCGTAAGGAACTCGCAGACAGTTCAAGCGGTACGTGTTGTCATACATTCAGACCGAAAAGCGGTTTGTAA